In Passer domesticus isolate bPasDom1 chromosome 12, bPasDom1.hap1, whole genome shotgun sequence, the following proteins share a genomic window:
- the SPATA2L gene encoding spermatogenesis-associated protein 2-like protein, with product MCAGSAPRQEPRQDYGQESRQEFHQEYRRSLERELGPAGSCPGPAVAERLRQRLQQEPALLEALQEDALALLARGLRDHPDPGLALRGLASAFRLLELAAVNLYLFPWRREFGTIPTFSGAYVHLLRPALPEADLERSLGRLGYERRERHRLAVERRPPGPALVAAAVGFLACRLECEILAELAPRLRCPRAEELLEARHRAGGAQACLEVLQDLGAAAGCGDGVDLYRERPDSPEGTGSKGTAPPALWRDPQDVPRRGWGRCDSTLGPEPVGSAEPDTSSHLFPEPRDCAQAPPELPCYQLHSCLQRGMLPSYCCSTCRQLHGGGCALGRACRSRHRGQELRGERQQRLWLQRSELDMLLAKGPAPRC from the exons ATGTGTGCAGGCTCGGCGCCGCGGCAGGAGCCCCGGCAGGACTACGGGCAGGAATCCCGGCAGGAGTTCCACCAGGAGTACCGGCGCTCTCTGGAGCGGGAGCTGGGCCCCGCCGGgagctgccccggccccgccgtgGCGGAGCGGCTGCGGCAgcggctgcagcaggagccggCGCTGctggaggccctgcaggaggacGCCCTGGCGCTGCTggcccgggggctgcgggacCACCCCGACCCCGGGCTGGCGCTGCGAGGCCTGGCCAGCGCCTTccggctgctggagctggccgCCGTCAACCTCTACCTCTTCCCGTGGCGCCGGGAGTTCGGCACCATCCCG ACCTTCTCCGGCGCCTACGTGCACCTGCTGCGCCCGGCGCTCCCCGAAGCCGACCTGGAGCGGAGTTTGGGCCGGCTGGGCTACGAGCGGCGGGAGCGGCACCGCCTGGCCGTGGAGCGGCGGCCCCCGGGGCCCGCGCTGGTCGCTGCTGCTGTCGGCTTCCTGGCCTGCCGCCTGGAGTGCGAgatcctggcagagctggcgCCGCGCCTGCGGTGCCCCCGCgccgaggagctgctggaggcgCGGCACCGGGCCGGGGGTGCCCAGGCGTgcctggaggtgctgcaggacCTGGGGGCGGCTGCTGGCTGCGGTGACGGCGTGGATCTCTACCGGGAGAGGCCTGACAGCCCTGAGGGCACGGGGAGCAAGGGCACAGCCCCCCCAGCGCTGTGGAGGGACCCTCAGGATgtgcccaggaggggctggggacgcTGCGACAGCACGCTTGGGCCAGAGCCCGTGGGCAGCGCTGAGCCGGACACCTCCTCTCACCTCTTCCCGGAGCCCCGGGATTGTGCCCAGGCCCcgccagagctgccctgctacCAGCTGCACTCGTGCCTGCAGCGGGGCATGCTGCCCTCGTACTGCTGCAGCACGTGCCGGCAGCTGCACGGCGGCGGCTGCGCCCTGGGCCGCGCCTGCCGCAGCCGGCACCGCGGGCAGGAGCTGCGCGGGGAGCGGCAGCAGCGCCTCTGGCTGCAGCGCAGCGAgctggacatgctgctggccaaggggCCTGCACCCCGCTGCTGA
- the ZNF276 gene encoding zinc finger protein 276, giving the protein MKRDRRGRFLAAPGGPRAPPAPRRTPGAAARGSEPAEPPAAAACAPEAGIGRALSTGYCRLCHGKFSSRSLRNAFGKVPVLGESSEKQRRLDQVFFADFQRLVGVAVRQDPALPQFVCKKCHAQFYKCRSVLRTFIQRVNASPTGHAKSKGKSSGVQAQPGMEGGASCLVDLITSSPQCLHSLVAWAHAHAGGCASVPALRSVLSSEYCGIIRAVWGCGDGHDYVMDTDSDCSSVLLDNALAVRREWSKGPAQQRLTDNGAGADSAEAVPAPRAQHAPVRTAPCQQPANKGTAAVPLSVEHELPQDRDPSPSQLDGAASVREQALPQPLSPLSAATGQLSGKQVLSATSDERVKDEFSDLSEGDLLSDDESEKRNVQSSDDSFEPYPEKKVSGKKSDSKEAKKAEEPKIRKKPGPKPGWKKKIKCEREELPTIYKCPYQGCTAVYRGADGMKKHIKEHHEEVRERPCPHPGCNKVFMIDRYLQRHVKLIHTEVRNYICDECGQTFKQRKHLSVHQMRHSGAKPLQCEICGFQCRQRASLKYHMTKHKAEAELEFACDQCGKRFEKAHNLNVHMSMVHPLTQAQDKGKALEPEPLLLLTPSGTAEGQAVKPEVTAEPEPT; this is encoded by the exons ATGAAGCGCGATCGGCGCGGGCGGTTcctggcggccccgggcggcccccgggccccccccgcgccccgccgcaCCCCCGGCGCGGCCGCCCGCGGCTCCGAGCCCGCCGAgccccccgcggccgccgcctgCGCACCGGAGGCAG GAATCGGCAGAGCCCTGAGCACCGGCTACTGCCGCCTGTGCCACGGCAAGTTCTCCTCGCGGAGCCTGCGCAATGCCTTCGGGAAGGTGCCCGTGCTGGGCGAGAGCTCGGAGAAGCAGCGGCGCCTGGACCAGGTGTTCTTCGCCGACTTCCAGCGGCTGGTGGGCGTGGCGGTGCGGCAGGACCCCGCGCTGCCACAGTTCGTCTGCAAGAAATGCCATGCCCAGTTCTACAAGTGCCGCAGCGTCCTCCGCACCTTCATCCAGAGGGTGAACGCCTCGCCCACGGGCCACGCCAAGTCCAAAGGAAA GAGCAGCGGGGTCCAGGCGCAGCCGGGTATGGAAGGAGGTGCCTCCTGCCTGG TTGACCTGATCACGTCGAGCCCGCAGTGCCTGCACAGCCTGGTGGCGTGGGCGCACGCGCACGCGGGCGGCTGCGCCTCGGTGCCCGCGCTGCGCAGCGTGCTCTCCTCCGAGTACTGCGGCATCATCCGCGCCGTCTGGGGCTGCGGGGACGGCCACGACTACGTCATGGACACGGACTCGGACTGCAGCTCCGTGCTGCTGGACAACGCCCTGGCCGTCAGACGGGAGTGGAGCAAGGGCCCGGCGCAGCAGCGCTTGACTGACAACGGCGCCGGGGCGGACAGCGCCgaggctgtccctgctcccagagcccagcatgCTCCAGTAAGGACAGCTCCTTGCCAGCAGCCTGCCAACAAAGGGACGGCGGCGGTGCCGCTGAGCGTGGAGCACGAGCTGCCGCAGGACAGGGATCCGTCTCCCTCGCAGCTGGACGGCGCGGCCTCCGTCCGGGAGCAGGCCCTGCCGCAGCCCCTCTCCCCCCTGAGCGCTGCCACAG GACAGTTGAGTGGGAAGCAGGTTCTGTCTGCAACGTCGGATGAGCGGGTAAAAGACGAGTTCAGTGACCTTTCTGAGGG GGACTTGTTGAGCGATGATGAAAGTGAGAAGAGAAATGTGCAATCTTCAGACGACTCCTTCGAGCCTTACCCCGAGAAGAA GGTTTCTGGCAAGAAAAGTGACAGCAAAGAAGCAAAGAAGGCGGAAGAGCCCAAAATAAGGAAGAAGCCGGGTCCTAAGccaggctggaaaaaaaaaatcaaatgtgaACG ggaggagctgcccacCATCTACAAGTGTCCTTACCAGGGCTGCACCGCTGTCTACAGAGGGGCTGATGGCATGAAG AAACACATCAAAGAGCACCACGAGGAGGTGCGGGAGAGGCCCTGCCCTCACCCTGGCTGCAACAAGGTGTTCATGATCGACCGCTACCTGCAGCGCCACGTCAAGCTCATCCACACAG AGGTACGGAACTATATCTGTGACGAGTGTGGGCAGACCTTCAAGCAGCGCAAACACCTCTCGGTGCATCAGATGCGGCACTCGGGAGCGAAGCCCCTGCA gtgTGAGATCTGCGGGTTCCAGTGCCGCCAGCGCGCCTCCCTCAAGTACCACATGACCAAGCACAAAGCCGAGGCCGAGCTGGAGTTCGCCTGCGACCAGTGCGGCAAGCGCTTCGAGAAGGCGCACAACCTCAACGTGCACATGTCCATGGTGCACCCCCTGACCCAGGCTCAGGACAAGGGCAAGGCGCTGGAGCCGGagcccctgctgctcctcactcCCTCAGGGACTGCGGAAGGCCAGGCGGTGAAGCCAGAAGTGACTGCGGAGCCCGAGCCCACCTGA
- the CDK10 gene encoding cyclin-dependent kinase 10 isoform X1 has product MAATEAGAAPTAPGAAEPELEPLRLRRLHGDGFFEVPAADRLGRCRSVKEFEKLNRIGEGTYGIVYRARDTVTNETVALKKVRMDNEKDGMPISSLREITLLLQLQHPNIVELKDVVVGNHLESIFLVMGYCEQDLASLLENMQTPFSEAQVKCIILQVLKGLQYLHENYIIHRDLKVSNLLMTDKGCVKIADFGLARTYGMPPKPMTPKVVTLWYRAPELLLGMTTQTTSIDMWAAGCILAELLAHKPLLPGTSEIHQIDLIVQLLGTPNDNIWPVRAPCPFSHCPFSLAAPRPLLTLCFPQGFSKLPLATQYTLRKQPYNNLKHRFPWLSEAGLRLLNFLFMYDPKKRATAKDCLESSYFKEKPLPCEPELMPTFPHHRNKRAASTAMESQAKRSKP; this is encoded by the exons ATGGCAGCGACTGAGGCGGGAGCGGCACCGacggcaccgggagcggccgAGCCGGAGCTGGAGCCCCTGCGGCTGCGGCGACTGCATGGCGACGGCTTCTTCGAGGTTCCGGCGGCCGATCGG CTGGGGCGGTGCCGCAGCGTGAAGGAGTTTGAGAAGCTGAATCGGATCGGAGAGGGCACGTACGGCATCGTGT ACCGTGCCCGGGACACGGTGACCAACGAGACAGTGGCGCTGAAGAAGGTGCGGATGGACAACGAGAAGGATG GAATGCCCATCAGCAGCCTGCGGGAGatcaccctgctcctgcagctccagcaccccAACATCGTGGAGCTGAAGGACGTGGTTGTGGGAAACCACCTGGAGAG CATTTTCCTGGTGATGGGATACTGCGAGCAGGACCTGGCCAGTCTCCTGGAGAACATGCAAACGCCCTTCTCCGAGGCTCAG GTGAAGTGCATCATCCTGCAGGTGCTCAAGGGCCTGCAGTACCTCCACGAGAACTACATCATCCACAG GGACCTGAAGGTCTCCAACCTGCTGATGACCGACAAGGGCTGTGTGAAGATAG CTGATTTCGGCCTGGCACGCACCTACGGCATGCCCCCCAAGCCCATGACCCCCAAAGTGGTGACCCTGTG gTACCGCGCAccggagctgctgctgggcatgACCACCCAGACCACCAGCATCGACATGTG ggctgcaggctgCATCCTGGCCGAGCTGCTGGCGCACAAACCGCTGCTGCCAGGCACCTCTGAGATCCACCAGATCGACCTCAttgtgcagctcctgggcacaccCAACGACAACATCTGGCCGGTGAGAGCTCCCTGCCCATTTTCCCATTGTCCtttctccctggctgctccaaggcccctcctcaccctctgtttcccccagggATTCTCCAAGCTGCCGCTGGCCACGCAGTACACCCTGCGCAAACAGCCCTACAACAACCTGAAGCACAGGTTTCCCTGGCTCTCGGAGGCTGGGCTGCGACTGCTCAACTTCCTCTTCATGTATGACCCCAAGAAAAG GGCCACGGCTAAGGACTGCCTGGAGAGTTCCTACTTCAAAGAGAAGCCCTTGC CCTGTGAGCCAGAGCTGATGCCCACCTTCCCACACCACCGGAACAAGCGGGCGGCCAGCACAGCGATGGAGAGCCAGGCCAAGCGCAGCAagccctga
- the VPS9D1 gene encoding LOW QUALITY PROTEIN: VPS9 domain-containing protein 1 (The sequence of the model RefSeq protein was modified relative to this genomic sequence to represent the inferred CDS: inserted 3 bases in 2 codons): protein MAAPGGGEGPAPGRGGRGLQGAMRAASGALGMDSAGRTREAYVEYLRSITLIAQALQEEAAGTESSEGVTPDTPKLLKLAEQCLERVKSIAAALGESGXGVPPWGAGCPRRARLGVGHSRPVLPXSPGKAPVKAAAQERGGGPAPLPRHRRVCSDEGGKLSPFLPPEIFQKLQIAEAQSARKELTPLEEASLQNQKLKAAYEARVARLNPNQAVQKTSLTLSLQRQMMENLVIAKAREETLQRKMEERRLRLQEAANRRFSSSVALTPEEQEQRALYAAILEYEQDHDWPRQWKAQLKRSPADLSVVSGLFSCLLSCPEHPITQLLRRLQCAVYARLYPAVSRGPADASPASPSALSFLSLDAGGSSLPAEPGGRRLRASRSLHCMFSVPEHGPALRHSQSSTPLADSGAPGPAEPPEPPRESSFEDLERFLASPEGWAPAEPPASSGQDAALPELLKGVVRDIHNAIDRLLALTLLAFEGLGTAAGKDQCLACLEEAFFPPLWAPLLALYRSVQQPREAALARSMERHRHAGPADMGLASRLFPAGPGRPAYASAVQDLRLIPLESCPRRKLECIVRALRGICECAEEYCGTRDARSLATAAIGADDLLPILSYVVLQTGLPQLLSECAALEEFIHEGYLIGEEGYCLTSLQSALSYVESLQ, encoded by the exons ATGGCCGCGCCGGGGGGCGGCGAGGGGCccgcgccgggccggggcggccgcgggcTGCAGGGAGCCATGAGGGCGGCCAGCGGCGCCCTGGGCATGGACAGCGCCGGGCGGACCAGG GAGGCCTACGTGGAGTACCTGAGGAGCATCACCCTCATCgcccaggccctgcaggaggaggCGGCAGGGACAG agagcaGCGAGGGGGTCACCCCGGACACCCCGAAACTGCTGAAGCTGGCGGAGCAGTGCCTGGAGAGGGTCAAGTCCATCGCAGCAGCACTGGGTGAGTCGGG GGGGGTCCCGCCGTGGGGAGCCGGGTGCCCCCGCAGGGCCCGGCTGGGCGTGGGGCACAGCCGGCCTgtcctgc cctccccagggaaAGCCCCGGTGAAAGCGGCTGCACaggagcggggcgggggccCCGCGCCCCTCCCCAGGCACCGCCGCGTCTGCTCGGACGAGGGGGGCAAGCTGTCGCCGTTCCTGCCCCCGGAGATCTTCCAGAAGCTGCAGATCGCTGAGGCACAGAGCGCGCGGAA GGAGCTGACCCCGCTGGAGGAGGCCTCCCTGCAGAACCAGAAGCTGAAGGCGGCCTATGAGGCGCGGGTGGCACGGCTGAACCCAAACCAGGCCGTGCAGAAAACATCCCTG acGCTGTCCCTGCAGCGGCAGATGATGGAGAACCTGGTGATCGCCAAGGCCCGAGAGGAGACT CTGCAGCGCAAGATGGAAGagcggcggctgcggctgcAGGAGGCGGCCAACCG gaGGTTCTCCAGCAGCGTGGCACTCACccctgaggagcaggagcagcgaGCACTCTACGCTGCCATCCTTGAGTATGAGCAGGACCAT GACTGGCCAAGGCAGTGGAAGGCGCAGCTGAAGCGGAGCCCGGCGGATCTCTCAGTGGTGTCAGGGCTCTTCTCCTGCCTCCTGAG CTGCCCCGAGCACCCCATCACGCAGCTGCTGCGGCGGCTGCAGTGCGCGGTGTACGCCCGGCTCTACCCCGCCGTcagccgcggccccgccgaCGCCTCCCCGGCCTCCCCCTCGGCGCTGTCCTTCCTCTCGCTGGACGCGGGGGGCTCCTCGCTGCCCGCCGAGCCGGGGGGCCGCCGGCTCCGGGCGTCCCGCAGCCTGCACTGCATGTTCTCGGTGCCCGAGCACGGCCCGGCGCTGCGCCACAGCCAGTCCAGCACGCCCCTGGCCGACAGCGGCGCCCCGGGGCCCgccgagccccccgagcccccccgggAAAGCTCCTTCGAGGACCTGGAGCGGTTCCTGGCGTCCCCCGAGGGCTGGGCCCCCGCAGAGCCCCCGGCCAGCTCCGGGCAGGACGCGGCGCTGCCGGAGCTGCTGAAGGGCGTCGTGAGGGACATCCACAACGCCATCG acaggctgctggctctgaCTCTGCTGGCCTTCGAGGGGCTCGGCACCGCCGCCGGCAAGGACCAGTGCCTGGCCTGCCTGGAGGAGGCTTTCTTCCCCCCGCTGTGGGCCCCGCTGCTGGCCCTCTACAG GAGCGTGCAGCAGCCGCGCGAGGCGGCCCTGGCGCGCAGCATGGAGCGGCACCGGCACGCCGGCCCCGCCGACATGGGGCTGGCCTCGCGCCTCTtcccggccgggcccggccgcccCGCGTACGCCTCGGCCGTGCAGGACCTGCGCCTCATCCCGCTGGAGAGCTGTCCCCGCAGGAAGCTGGAGTGCATCG TGCGGGCCCTGCGCGGCATCTGCGAGTGCGCCGAGGAGTACTGCGGCACGCGGGACGCCCGGAGCCTCGCCACGGCCGCCAT CGGGGCAGACGACCTGCTGCCCATCCTGTCCTACGTGGTGCTGCAGACggggctgccccagctgctctccGAGTGTGCGGCCCTGGAGGAGTTCATCCATGAGGG GTACCTGATCGGGGAGGAGGGGTACTGCCTGACGTCCCTGCAGAGCGCCCTGTCCTACGTGGAGTCGCTGCAGTGA
- the CDK10 gene encoding cyclin-dependent kinase 10 isoform X2 — translation MAATEAGAAPTAPGAAEPELEPLRLRRLHGDGFFEVPAADRLGRCRSVKEFEKLNRIGEGTYGIVYRARDTVTNETVALKKVRMDNEKDGMPISSLREITLLLQLQHPNIVELKDVVVGNHLESIFLVMGYCEQDLASLLENMQTPFSEAQVKCIILQVLKGLQYLHENYIIHRDLKVSNLLMTDKGCVKIADFGLARTYGMPPKPMTPKVVTLWYRAPELLLGMTTQTTSIDMWAAGCILAELLAHKPLLPGTSEIHQIDLIVQLLGTPNDNIWPGFSKLPLATQYTLRKQPYNNLKHRFPWLSEAGLRLLNFLFMYDPKKRATAKDCLESSYFKEKPLPCEPELMPTFPHHRNKRAASTAMESQAKRSKP, via the exons ATGGCAGCGACTGAGGCGGGAGCGGCACCGacggcaccgggagcggccgAGCCGGAGCTGGAGCCCCTGCGGCTGCGGCGACTGCATGGCGACGGCTTCTTCGAGGTTCCGGCGGCCGATCGG CTGGGGCGGTGCCGCAGCGTGAAGGAGTTTGAGAAGCTGAATCGGATCGGAGAGGGCACGTACGGCATCGTGT ACCGTGCCCGGGACACGGTGACCAACGAGACAGTGGCGCTGAAGAAGGTGCGGATGGACAACGAGAAGGATG GAATGCCCATCAGCAGCCTGCGGGAGatcaccctgctcctgcagctccagcaccccAACATCGTGGAGCTGAAGGACGTGGTTGTGGGAAACCACCTGGAGAG CATTTTCCTGGTGATGGGATACTGCGAGCAGGACCTGGCCAGTCTCCTGGAGAACATGCAAACGCCCTTCTCCGAGGCTCAG GTGAAGTGCATCATCCTGCAGGTGCTCAAGGGCCTGCAGTACCTCCACGAGAACTACATCATCCACAG GGACCTGAAGGTCTCCAACCTGCTGATGACCGACAAGGGCTGTGTGAAGATAG CTGATTTCGGCCTGGCACGCACCTACGGCATGCCCCCCAAGCCCATGACCCCCAAAGTGGTGACCCTGTG gTACCGCGCAccggagctgctgctgggcatgACCACCCAGACCACCAGCATCGACATGTG ggctgcaggctgCATCCTGGCCGAGCTGCTGGCGCACAAACCGCTGCTGCCAGGCACCTCTGAGATCCACCAGATCGACCTCAttgtgcagctcctgggcacaccCAACGACAACATCTGGCCG ggATTCTCCAAGCTGCCGCTGGCCACGCAGTACACCCTGCGCAAACAGCCCTACAACAACCTGAAGCACAGGTTTCCCTGGCTCTCGGAGGCTGGGCTGCGACTGCTCAACTTCCTCTTCATGTATGACCCCAAGAAAAG GGCCACGGCTAAGGACTGCCTGGAGAGTTCCTACTTCAAAGAGAAGCCCTTGC CCTGTGAGCCAGAGCTGATGCCCACCTTCCCACACCACCGGAACAAGCGGGCGGCCAGCACAGCGATGGAGAGCCAGGCCAAGCGCAGCAagccctga